One part of the Diceros bicornis minor isolate mBicDic1 unplaced genomic scaffold, mDicBic1.mat.cur scaffold_55_ctg1, whole genome shotgun sequence genome encodes these proteins:
- the LOC131403203 gene encoding olfactory receptor 5M10-like has translation MSSQNHTVVREFILLGLTDNPVLEKILFGVFLVLYLITLAGNLCMILLIRTNPHLQTPMYFFLSHLSFVDICYSSNITPNMLHNFLSDQKTISYAGCFTQCLLFIALVITEFYILASMALDRYVAIHNPLHYSTRMSRNICISLVVVPYTFGFLNGLSQALVTFHLSFCGSLEINHFYCADPPLIMLACSDTYVKKTAMFVVAGFTLLSSLFIILLSYLFIIAAILKIRSAEGRHKAFSTCGSHLTTVSIFYGTLLCMHLRPPSEKSVEESKIIAVFYTFLSPMLNPLIYSLRNKDVIHAMQQRIQGNCS, from the coding sequence ATGTCTTCTCAAAACCACACTGTAGTGAGGGAATTCATTCTCTTGGGACTCACAGACAATCCAGTGTTGGAGAAGATCCTGTTTGGAGTGTTTCTGGTGCTCTACCTAATCACACTGGCAGGGAATCTGTGCATGATCCTGCTGATCAGGACCAATCCTCACCTCCAAACgcccatgtatttcttccttaGCCACCTCTCCTTTGTAGACATTTGTTATTCCTCCAACATTACTCCAAATATGCTGCACAACTTCCTCTCAGACCAGAAGACCATCTCCTATGCTGGATGCTTCACGCAGTGTCTTCTCTTCATTGCGCTGGTGATCACTGAGTTTTATATCCTTGCTTCCATGGCATTGGATCGTTATGTAGCCATTCATAACCCTTTACATTACAGCACCAGAATGTCCAGGAACATTTGTATCTCTCTAGTCGTGGTCCCTTATACTTTTGGCTTCCTCAATGGACTCTCTCAGGCACTGGTGACTTTTCACTTATCTTTCTGTGGCTCCCTTGAAATCAATCATTTCTACTGTGCTGACCCTCCTCTTATAATGTTAGCCTGCTCTGATACCTATGTCAAGAAGACGGCAATGTTTGTAGTTGCTGGTTTTACTCTCTTAAGCTCGCTCTTCATCATTCTCCTGTCCTACCTTTTCATTATTGCCGCCATTTTGAAGATCCGTTCTGCTGAAGGCAGGCACAAAGCCTTTTCTACTTGTGGTTCCCACCTGACAACAGTCTCCATATTTTATGGAACCCTCTTGTGCATGCACTTAAGGCCCCCATCTGAGAAGTCTGTAGAGGAGTCCAAAATAATTGCAGTCTTCTATACTTTTTTGAGCCCAATGCTGAACCCATTGATCTACAGTCTAAGGAACAAGGATGTGATCCATGCCATGCAGCAAAGGATTCAGGGAAATTGTTCATGA